AGGGGTTTTGATGAGCAAAGAAAAGAACTACCATCATCTCGCAAAGAAAATCCTTGAGCTATGCGGAGGAACGGGCAATATTTCCTCGTATACGCATTGCATGACGCGTCTGCGTATTACGCCTTACGACAAAAGCAAAGCAGATGCCCATGCTTTAAGAGAGCTTGACGGCGTATTGGGTGTCGTTGAAGCTGAAACCTTACAAATCATTCTCGGAACCGGAGTCGTCAATCATGTCTCAGCCGCTTTCTCGAAGCTCGTGTCAGCTGGAGAAGGTGTGGACGTCAAAGATGCAGCAGCCAAAAAGAAAGCCGACATAAACCGAAAAAACGCCACTCCTTTTAAACGTTTCTTACGTAAAATGGCCAGCATCTTCATCCCTCTTATTCCCGCACTCGTCGCTTCCGGTTTAATTACCGGGATTACCAAGGCAATCATTCAAGCCGGCTGGCTCTCTGCAGAATCACAAGTCGCTGTTATCCTGACAGTCATCGGCTCAGGGTTGTTCACTTATCTCGGCATTCTTGTCGGCATTAACGCATCGAAAGAATTTGGCGGGACACCCGCTCTTGGAGCTCTGGCAGGGATCTTGATTATGAATCCGGAGATCGCAAAGATCAGTTTATTCGGAGAACAGCTTCTTCCGGGCAGGGGAGGTCTGATCGGAGTTCTTTTCGCAGCCATATTCATTGCTTACACTGAACAAAGTATCCGCCGTTTTATTCCTCAATCACTTGATATCATTGTCACCCCAACCGTTTCACTGTTAATCACCGGAATCGTAACATATGTCGTATTTATGCCTTTAGGCGGCTTCATTTCTGATGCTATTACAGACGGTCTTCTGTCCATCTTGGATATCGGCGGCATCGCTGCAGGCTTTATTCTGGGCGCTACCTTTCTTCCCCTCGTCGTGACCGGACTGCATCAAGGCTTGACGCCTGTGCACATGGAACTGATCCATTCAATCGGAAATGATCCTCTGCTCCCTATTTTGGCTATGGGAGGCGCGGGACAGGTAGGCGCGGCCTTTGCCATCTTTGTCAAAACGAAAAAAACAACATTGAGAAAAGCGATCGCCGGAGGACTGCCTTCGGGGCTGCTCGGCATTGGTGAACCGCTGATCTTCGGGGTCACGCTGCCACTTGGACGCCCGTTTCTAACAGCCTGCTTAGGAGCCGGAATCGGCGGCGCCTTTCAAGCTTATTTTCAGATAGCTACCATTGCGATTGGTGTCTCCGGACTGCCGCTTTCCTTTCTCGTCCTATCTTCGCAAATCATTCTGTATATCATCGGACTCTTTATTTCCTACACGGCCGGCTTTTTATTAACGTTTGCGTTTGGCTATAAAGATGAAATGGCTTCTCAGTTCGATTAAATAGTTTCTGTTTTAGGGATAGTAAACAGGATAAACGCAAGGAAAGGAGCAAACCTATGAAAACAAAGACACTTTCCTTATTCAGTGCCATATTCATTCTATCTATACTGGCGCCCAACGAAACCATCGCGCAAACAGCAGATAACCAGATTGAGCCGAAAACCATCAATGCAGAAATTGCACAATTCTCGTCGAAGAAACTAAGGAAGGTTGATCGGATGATAGAACGCGATGTTGAAGCAGGATTTCCTGGCGCTGTTCTTGTCATCGTGAAGGACGGCCGCGTCATTAAAAAAGAAGCGTACGGCTACAGTAAAAAGTACGAAGAATCAGAGCTGTTGCGCCGTCCGGTTAAAATGAGAACCCGCACGATGTTTGACTTAGCCTCAAATACGAAAATGTACGCAACTAATTTCGCATTGCAGCGTTTAGTCAGCCAAGGAAAGCTCGACGTCTATGAAATGGTTTCTGCATATTTGCCTGATTTCAAAGATCAGCCAGGAGACCTTATGAAAGGAAAAGACAAGATTCGTGTCATTGATGTTCTCCAGCACCAATCAGGGCTCCCCGCAAGCTTTTACTTTTACACGCCGGAAAAAGCCGGTATGTACTTTTCTCAGGAGCGGGACAAAACAATTAAATATCTGTCGAAAATTCCGCTCGATTATCAAACAGGGACAAAACACGTATACAGTGACATCGGATACATGATCCTCGGCTGTATTGTCGAAAAGCTCACCGAAAAACCGCTTGATGTCTACGCTGAGCAAGAACTTTACAGACCGTTGGGACTCAAACATACCTTATACAATCCGTTGCAAAAAGGCTTCAAACCGAAGCAGTTCGCAGCGACTGAACGTATGGGCAACACGCGGGACGGCGTTATTCATTTCCCTAACATCCGCACAAACACGCTGCAAGGAGAAGTGCACGACGAAAAAGCGTTTTACTCAATGGGAGGCGTGTCCGGCCATGCTGGATTGTTCTCAAATGCTGATGATATGGCTATTCTGCTGCAGGTCATGTTAAACAAAGGATCATACCGAAACGTTTCTTTATTTGATCAGTACACAGCCGACCTGTTTACAGCCCCTTCAGCAACAGATCCAACATACGCTCTTGGCTGGCGGCGAAACGGAAATAAAAGCATGGAATGGATGTTTGGCCCTTACGCCAGCGAACATGCTTATGGACATACCGGATGGACAGGGACAGTTACAATCATTGATCCTACTTACAATTTAGGCATCGCATTGTTAACAAACAAAAAGCATTCACCAGTTGCTGATCCAGAGGAAAATCCAAATGGGTTTGAGGGCGATCAATTTCCAACAGGCAGTTATGGAAGCGTCATTACCGCGATCTATAAAGCGATGGAATGAATGATTCGACGATAGGAGGAAGCTTTCTATGAAAACCGTATTTCCGCTTATCCTTTCAACCGTTCTCTTTCTATCATGTTTTCTCGGCGTCAGCCAGACAATAGCTGCTTCAGCCAGCAGCTCAGCTGACGCCAAGCAGCTTGTCAATCGCATGACGTTAGATGAAAAACTCGGCCAGATGTTGATGCCGGATTTTAGAAATTGGCAAAAAGAAGGCGTTTCTTCTCCTCAAGCCTTTACAGAAATGAATGAAGAAGTCGCTAGTCTTATCAACAAATATCATTTCGGCGGCGTGATCCTTTTTGCAGAAAACGTAAAAACAACAAAGCAAACCGTTCAATTGACAGACGCTTACCAAAGGGCCAGCCCCAACATCCCGCTCATTCTGAGTATTGATCAGGAAGGCGGCATTGTTACGAGATTAGGGGAGGGGACTAATTTCCCGGGGAATATGGCACTGGGTGCTGCCAGAAGCAGAATCAATGCCTACCAGACTGGCACCATCATTGGGAAAGAGCTTTCTGCCTTAGGCATTAATACAAATTTCAGCCCTGTCATGGACATTAATAATAATCCTGATAATCCGGTGATTGGCGTACGGTCATTCAGCTCGAATCGGAACCTGACAGCACGACTCGGTTTATATACGATGAAAGGGCTGCAGCGGCAAGATATCGCCTCTGCCCTCAAACATTTCCCGGGACATGGAGACACGGACGTTGACAGCCATTACGGACTGCCTCTTGTTTCCCATAGTCAAGAACGCCTTCGTGAGATCGAGCTCTATCCCTTTCAAAGAGCTATTGATGCCGGTGCTGATATGGTGATGACAGCTCACGTTCAATTTCCTGCCTTTGATGACACCACGTACAAAAGCAAACTCGATGGATCGGACATTCTGGTTCCGGCGACACTCTCGAAAAAGGTGATGACCGGTCTTCTTCGTCAGGAAATGGGCTTTGACGGCGTCATCGTTACCGATGCCCTCAATATGAAAGCAATCGCAGATCATTTCGGCCAGGAAGAGGCTGTGGTCATGGCTGTAAAAGCGGGCGTCGATATTGCCTTAATGCCCGCCTCAGTTACTTCTCTGAAAGAAGAACAGAAATTCGCACGTGTTATTCAAGCGTTAAAAGAAACAGTGAAAAACGGAGACATTCCTGAACTTCAAATCAACAAATCAGTTGAAAGAATCATTTCCCTGAAAATAAAACGCGGTATGTATCCAGCTCGAAACGATGACAGCATAAAAGAAAAAATAGACAAAGCCCAGAAAATCGTAGGAAGTAAACATCACCTGAAAGCGGAGAAAAAAATAGCTGAAAAAGCAGTGACCGTATTAAAAAATGAACAGCACACCTTGCCGTTCAAGCCTAAAAAAGACAGCCGGATCTTAATTGTCGCGCCTTACGAAGAACAAACGGCTTCGATTGAACAAACCATTCACGATCTCGTCAAGCGAAAGAAAATCAAACCCGTGTCCCTCAGCAAAATGAATTTTGCCAACCAAGTATTTAATGCCGAGCATGAAAAACAAGTAAAAGAGGCTGATTATATCATAACCGGATCTTATGTCGTGAAAAATGACCCTGTCGTCAACGACGGTGTCATCGACGACACCATATCGGATTCAAGCAAATGGTCCACCGTATTTCCGAGAGCTGTCATGAAGACTGCACTGCAGCACAACAAACCATTTGTCTTAATGAGCCTGCGCAACCCATATGATGCAGCCAATTTTGAAGAATCTAAGGCGCTCATAGCTGTCTATGGATTTAAAGGGTACGCGAATGGCCGTTATCTACAACCCAATATTCCCGCCGGAGTTATGGCGATATTCGGCCAGGCAAAACCTAAAGGCACACTTCCAGTCGACATTCCGTCAGTCACGAAACCGGGAGACATCCTGTATCCATATGGCTACGGTTTAAATATCAAAACGGGAAAACCGCTCTAATAAGGAGGGACACATGAGAAAAACAATATTCGCATTTCTCACAGGGTTCATTATGTTTGGAACGATAACGGCTGCCTCAGCATCACCCGATTCCAAGAATCAAACAGTTAAAAAACCTAAAGTCCAGACCGGTATAGATACGCTTTTGCCAGCTTATAAAAAACAGCTCAAAGGAAAAAGAGTCGGATTCATCACCAATCCAACAGGCGTAAATGCATCTTTGAAAAGCAGTGTCGATATTCTTTATGAAAACCCAGATATCAAACTGACAGCGTTATTCGGCCCTGAGCACGGCGTCCGCGGCGACGCTCAGGCAGGAGACGAAATTGGCTCTTACATTGATGAAAAAACCGGGATTCCCGTATATAGCCTTTACGGGAAAACGAAAAAACCGACACCAGAGATGCTGAGAAATGTCGATGTT
The Bacillus vallismortis genome window above contains:
- the pbp4b gene encoding penicillin binding protein PBP4B; amino-acid sequence: MKTKTLSLFSAIFILSILAPNETIAQTADNQIEPKTINAEIAQFSSKKLRKVDRMIERDVEAGFPGAVLVIVKDGRVIKKEAYGYSKKYEESELLRRPVKMRTRTMFDLASNTKMYATNFALQRLVSQGKLDVYEMVSAYLPDFKDQPGDLMKGKDKIRVIDVLQHQSGLPASFYFYTPEKAGMYFSQERDKTIKYLSKIPLDYQTGTKHVYSDIGYMILGCIVEKLTEKPLDVYAEQELYRPLGLKHTLYNPLQKGFKPKQFAATERMGNTRDGVIHFPNIRTNTLQGEVHDEKAFYSMGGVSGHAGLFSNADDMAILLQVMLNKGSYRNVSLFDQYTADLFTAPSATDPTYALGWRRNGNKSMEWMFGPYASEHAYGHTGWTGTVTIIDPTYNLGIALLTNKKHSPVADPEENPNGFEGDQFPTGSYGSVITAIYKAME
- a CDS encoding glycoside hydrolase family 3 protein, with protein sequence MKTVFPLILSTVLFLSCFLGVSQTIAASASSSADAKQLVNRMTLDEKLGQMLMPDFRNWQKEGVSSPQAFTEMNEEVASLINKYHFGGVILFAENVKTTKQTVQLTDAYQRASPNIPLILSIDQEGGIVTRLGEGTNFPGNMALGAARSRINAYQTGTIIGKELSALGINTNFSPVMDINNNPDNPVIGVRSFSSNRNLTARLGLYTMKGLQRQDIASALKHFPGHGDTDVDSHYGLPLVSHSQERLREIELYPFQRAIDAGADMVMTAHVQFPAFDDTTYKSKLDGSDILVPATLSKKVMTGLLRQEMGFDGVIVTDALNMKAIADHFGQEEAVVMAVKAGVDIALMPASVTSLKEEQKFARVIQALKETVKNGDIPELQINKSVERIISLKIKRGMYPARNDDSIKEKIDKAQKIVGSKHHLKAEKKIAEKAVTVLKNEQHTLPFKPKKDSRILIVAPYEEQTASIEQTIHDLVKRKKIKPVSLSKMNFANQVFNAEHEKQVKEADYIITGSYVVKNDPVVNDGVIDDTISDSSKWSTVFPRAVMKTALQHNKPFVLMSLRNPYDAANFEESKALIAVYGFKGYANGRYLQPNIPAGVMAIFGQAKPKGTLPVDIPSVTKPGDILYPYGYGLNIKTGKPL
- a CDS encoding PTS transporter subunit EIIC, yielding MSKEKNYHHLAKKILELCGGTGNISSYTHCMTRLRITPYDKSKADAHALRELDGVLGVVEAETLQIILGTGVVNHVSAAFSKLVSAGEGVDVKDAAAKKKADINRKNATPFKRFLRKMASIFIPLIPALVASGLITGITKAIIQAGWLSAESQVAVILTVIGSGLFTYLGILVGINASKEFGGTPALGALAGILIMNPEIAKISLFGEQLLPGRGGLIGVLFAAIFIAYTEQSIRRFIPQSLDIIVTPTVSLLITGIVTYVVFMPLGGFISDAITDGLLSILDIGGIAAGFILGATFLPLVVTGLHQGLTPVHMELIHSIGNDPLLPILAMGGAGQVGAAFAIFVKTKKTTLRKAIAGGLPSGLLGIGEPLIFGVTLPLGRPFLTACLGAGIGGAFQAYFQIATIAIGVSGLPLSFLVLSSQIILYIIGLFISYTAGFLLTFAFGYKDEMASQFD